In Nicotiana tabacum cultivar K326 chromosome 19, ASM71507v2, whole genome shotgun sequence, one DNA window encodes the following:
- the LOC107814997 gene encoding uncharacterized protein LOC107814997 codes for MVGGNTFAKTICSICYEDLKPIVEDLQSISLCGHVFHELCLQQWFEYCTNGKKKNCPVCKQTCTEKNTNRLYFQSVGDPNDPSFSQQSHDLEGSPCELRDEVKRLEGKVLKLASTLEQQQKDLKEVNVELFTCKEQLKVEVSIKNEAKKQKTSIQQLLNLKSQELDQSTSECRRLQERNMALAKELAALKLVCDVNLGEEEVLKLASLGNEANSKETIDVLKKSLVMRNKSYKELMTKCNTLGRGEARSLSKLEKALEKIDKLKARVQELEMAVEGRDNGILRTLRVSKKSEVESGKSFRKELKGDKCPYENQKKTLAEAEVDLHQFTVSGHDSSPQRKRKLVSNDGSEKYTSDYITAHSLDQDNQEKDSSQKNKDRGISETPSYVHDVSNRKLNLPIDNKKAVDDRVFSRLEATSKTAGGTQVQVSDSKDELSGSRSCGKRSTVNMSPVTILDDDDLLPLDDFTKRQPSFLIRKGTSSPALLAEPGDNCFSGGLLGPDGTNWHLGRWCKKVQNKGSAGLQGSNANSGDLISVGADGRGGRIKVLRSINQASLDNKESTTLVKRCKFGTKASNVQSQGCLQIEHFFGRARQ; via the exons ATGGTGGGAGGCAACACATTTGCCAAGACCATTTGCTCAATCTGCTATGAGGATCTCAAACCTATAGTCGAAGACCTTCAATCCATTTCTCTTTGCGGCCATGTCTTTCACGAGCTTTG TCTTCAGCAATGGTTTGAGTATTGTACAAATGGAAAGAAGAAGAACTGTCCAGTTTGCAAACAGACTTGTACGGAGAAAAACACAAATAGGCTTTATTTCCAATCAGTCGGTGATCCAAATGATCCTAGTTTCTCCCAACAATCACATGACCTTGAGGGGAGTCCTTGCGAATTGCGCGATGAGGTCAAAAGGTTGGAGGGGAAAGTTTTAAAACTGGCTTCTACTCTGGAACAGCAACAGAAAGATCTCAAAGAAGTTAATGTTGAG TTGTTCACCTGCAAAGAGCAGTTGAAAGTAGAAGTATCTATAAAGAATGAAGCTAAAAAACAGAAGACATCAATTCAGCAGCTGCTTAATCTTAAATCTCAG GAGCTAGATCAATCAACCTCGGAATGCAGGAGACTGCAAGAAAGAAATATGGCCCTAGCTAAGGAGCTCGCAGCACTCAAGCT AGTCTGTGATGTGAACTTGGGCGAAGAAGAGGTCTTGAAGCTTGCTTCACTGGGCAATGAGGCCAACAGTAAAGAGACAATTGACGTCTTGAAGAAGTCACTGGTCATGCGTAACAA GAGTTACAAAGAATTGATGACCAAATGCAATACTCTTGGGAGGGGAGAGGCTCGTTCTCTTAGTAAACTTGAGAAGGCTCTAGAGAAGATAGATAAGCTCAAG GCAAGGGTCCAAGAGCTTGAGATGGCTGTTGAAGGAAGAGACAATGGaattttgagaactttgagaGTATCCAAGAAATCTGAAGTTGAATCCGGAAAAAGTTTTAGGAAAGAACTGAAAGGTGACAAGTGCCCTtatgaaaatcaaaaaaagacaCTTGCTGAGGCAGAAGTAGATTTGCATCAGTTCACTGTCTCTGGTCATGATTCTAGCCCACAGAGAAAAAGAAAGCTTGTGTCTAATGATGGAAGTGAAAAATATACATCAGATTATATAACAGCTCATAGTCTTGATCAAGATAATCAGGAGAAAGACTCTTCCCAGAAAAATAAGGATAGAGGCATTTCGGAGACTCCCAGTTATGTGCATGACGTATCAAATCGAAAACTGAATCTACCAATTGACAATAAGAAGGCAGTCGATGATAGAGTTTTCTCAAGGTTGGAGGCAACTTCGAAGACAGCAGGTGGAACTCAAGTACAGGTATCAGATAGCAAGGATGAACTCTCAGGCTCAAGGAGTTGTGGCAAGAGGAGTACAGTAAACATGTCACCTGTAACTattcttgatgatgatgatcttCTCCCTCTAGATGACTTTACTAAGCGTCAGCCATCATTTCTCATCAGAAAAGGGACTTCATCGCCAGCTTTACTTGCTGAACCAG GAGACAACTGCTTCTCTGGTGGATTATTAGGTCCAGATGGAACCAACTGGCACTTGGGAAGATGGTGTAAGAAGGTGCAGAACAAGGGATCTGCAGGGTTGCAAGGATCAAATGCAAATTCTGGTGATTTGATTTCTGTGGGAGCTGATGGCAGAGGTGGTAGGATTAAAGTTCTGCGATCAATAAATCAGGCCTCGTTG GACAATAAGGAAAGTACAACCTTAGTAAAGAGATGCAAATTCGGCACGAAAGCAAGTAATGTCCAGTCTCAAGGATGCTTGCAAATAGAACATTTCTTCGGCAGGGCTCGTCAATAG
- the LOC142173629 gene encoding uncharacterized protein LOC142173629: protein MVKNHFETMIKVIRFDNGTEFFNSQCGTLLHNFGIIHQSICPYTPQQNDVVEMNPRCGKGLKVSGKLVKGDKFAQMANASVLLDFSETQKGYILLDLSSNMFFVSRDVVFKEILFSFRQKSYPEMVQVPALAETEEHPFFEVEHEQDDICEELGHEQGVEDAELEQDLDQVPTTKTSIHVVDGRRKTTRESKQPIWMKYYVTHPPKAYCLYPISDYLSYANTSVKYQCYLAKFSSLVEPQTFK, encoded by the exons ATGGTTAAAAATCACTTTGAAACTATGATTAAAGTTATAAGATTCGACAATGGAACAGAGTTCTTTAACTCTCAATGTGGTACATTGTTACATAATTTTGGGATAATACATCAGAGTATTTGCCCATATACTCCACAACAGAACGATGTTGTGGAAATGAATCCTAGATGTGGCAAGGGCCTTAAGGTTTCAGGCAA GTTGGTCAAGGGAGACAAGTTTGCACAAATGGCCAATGCATCAGTGCTTCTTGATTTTTCAGAAACCCAAAAGGGCTACATATTACTGGATTTGTCTTCTAATATGTTTTTTGTAAGCAGGGATGTGGTGTTCAAAGAGATACTTTTCTCTTTTAGACAAAAATCTTATCCAGAGATG GTTCAAGTACCTGCACTTGCAGAGACAGAAGAACATCCATTCTTTGAAGTCGAGCATGAACAAGATGATATATGTGAGGAATTGGGGCATGAGCAAGGTGTTGAAGATGCAGAGTTGGAGCAAGATTTGGATCAAGTTCCTACAACAAAGACTAGCATTCATGTTGTTGATGGAAGAAGAAAGACAACTAGAGAGTCCAAACAGCCTATTTGGATGAAATATTATGTTACACATCCTCCAAAGGCATATTGCCTTTACCCCATATCAGACTACCTATCATATGCAAACACCTCAGTGAAGTATCAGTGCTATCTTGCTAAATTCTCATCACTTGTTGAACCACAAACCTTCAAATAA
- the LOC107814996 gene encoding 1-aminocyclopropane-1-carboxylate synthase-like: MGFENEKNNSILSKLATNEEHGENSPYFDGWKAYDNDPFHPLKNPNGVIQMGLAENQLCFDLIKEWIKRNPNASICTTEGIKSFRAIANFQDYHGLPEFRRAIAKFMEKTRGGRVTFDPERVVMAGGATGANETIIFCLADAGDAFLVPSPYYPAFNRDLRWRTGVQLIPIPCDSSNNFQITTKAVKEAYENAQKSNIKVKGLILTNPSNPLGTTLDRDTLKSLLTFTNQHNIHLVCDEIYAATVFSTPQFVSIAEILNDEMSHCNKDLVHIVYSLSKDMGLPGFRIGIVYSFNDAVVNCARKMSSFGLVSTQTQHLLAEMLSDEKFVANFLAESSKRLAKRHKHFTNGLEEVGIKCLRSNAGLFCWMDLRPLLEESTFDAEMSLWRVIINDVKLNVSPGSSFDCQEPGFFRVCFANMDDETVDIALARIRRFVGVKKSGDESTAMEKKQQWKKSNLRLSFSKRMFDESVNLSPLSSPIPHSPLVRART, translated from the exons ATGGGATTTGAGAATGAGAAGAACAACTCAATCTTGTCTAAGCTCGCTACTAATGAAGAACATGGCGAAAACTCGCCATATTTCGATGGATGGAAAGCATACGATAACGATCCTTTTCACCCTTTGAAGAACCCTAATGGTGTTATCCAAATGGGTCTTGCAGAAAATCAG CTTTGTTTTGACTTGATTAAGGAATGGATTAAGAGAAACCCAAACGCTTCAATTTGCACTACTGAAGGAATCAAGTCTTTCAGGGCCATTGCCAACTTCCAAGATTATCACGGCCTACCTGAATTCAGAAGA GCTATTGCGAAATTTATGGAAAAAACAAGAGGGGGAAGGGTTACGTTTGATCCTGAGAGAGTAGTTATGGCTGGTGGTGCAACTGGAGCCAACGAAACAATTATATTTTGTTTGGCTGATGCAGGAGATGCATTCTTAGTACCTTCACCATATTACCCAGC ATTTAACCGGGACTTAAGATGGAGAACTGGAGTACAACTCATTCCAATTCCTTGCGACAGCTCCAACAATTTCCAAATCACTACAAAAGCTGTGAAAGAAGCATATGAAAATGCCCAGAAATCAAACATCAAAGTCAAAGGCTTGATTTTGACCAACCCATCAAATCCATTAGGCACCACTTTGGACAGAGACACATTGAAAAGTCTCTTGACCTTCACCAACCAACATAACATCCACCTCGTTTGCGACGAAATTTACGCCGCAACTGTCTTCAGTACACCTCAATTCGTCAGCATTGCTGAAATTCTCAACGACGAAATGAGCCATTGCAACAAAGATTTGGTTCATATAGTCTACAGTCTTTCAAAAGACATGGGGTTACCAGGATTTAGAATTGGAATCGTATATTCTTTCAACGATGCCGTCGTTAATTGTGCTAGAAAAATGTCGAGTTTCGGTCTAGTTTCTACTCAAACACAGCATTTGCTCGCTGAGATGTTGTCCGACGAAAAATTCGTCGCAAATTTTCTAGCTGAAAGCTCGAAGAGATTGGCGAAAAGACACAAGCATTTCACTAACGGACTtgaagaagttggaattaaatgCTTGAGAAGCAATGCGGGACTCTTTTGTTGGATGGATTTGCGACCACTTTTGGAAGAGTCAACTTTCGACGCTGAAATGTCGTTATGGAGAGTGATTATAAATGATGTGAAGCTTAATGTCTCGCCTGGGTCTTCATTTGATTGTCAAGAGCCAGGATTTTTCCGAGTTTGTTTCGCTAACATGGATGATGAAACTGTGGACATTGCGTTAGCGAGGATTCGGAGGTTTGTGGGTGTTAAGAAAAGTGGAGATGAGTCGACGGCGATGGAGAAGAAGCAGCAATGGAAAAAGAGCAATCTACGACTTAGTTTCTCGAAAAGAATGTTCGATGAAAGTGTTAATTTGTCACCACTTTCATCTCCTATTCCTCATTCACCACTCGTTCGAGCTAGAACTTAA